A stretch of Caenibius tardaugens NBRC 16725 DNA encodes these proteins:
- a CDS encoding SDR family NAD(P)-dependent oxidoreductase has product MADRKVALVTGASRGAGAGIARGFGELGYTVYVTGRTVAPGDAKGWDGSVLPGTVAETAAKITELGGHGIPVLCDHADDAQVAKVFEQIMDEQGRLDVLVNNATYIHHQLITKMPFWEKELDAQKILDVGLRSAYVASWHAARIMVPQGSGLIGMVSSFGATCYMHGPAYGAQKAGLDKLAHDMWHDLRGTGVAAVSIWLGPQLTERAKISAEVEPEQYKDLIAMAENPEFTAHILDAIDKAPNREDLSGQTLVGAEIAKELGITDRGMERPSHRAMLGNPRDRNEAAIY; this is encoded by the coding sequence ATGGCTGATAGAAAAGTGGCGCTGGTGACCGGCGCCAGCCGCGGCGCCGGGGCGGGCATCGCCCGTGGGTTCGGTGAATTGGGCTACACGGTCTATGTGACCGGACGCACTGTCGCGCCGGGCGATGCGAAAGGCTGGGACGGCTCCGTCCTGCCCGGCACAGTCGCTGAAACCGCGGCTAAAATTACCGAACTGGGCGGGCATGGCATTCCCGTTTTGTGCGATCATGCCGACGATGCGCAAGTCGCCAAAGTGTTCGAACAGATCATGGACGAACAGGGTAGGCTCGACGTTCTGGTCAACAACGCCACCTATATCCATCATCAGCTGATCACCAAAATGCCGTTCTGGGAAAAGGAACTGGATGCGCAGAAGATTCTCGATGTGGGCCTGCGTTCCGCCTACGTCGCCAGCTGGCATGCCGCACGGATCATGGTGCCACAGGGCAGCGGCCTGATCGGCATGGTCTCTTCATTTGGCGCGACGTGTTACATGCATGGTCCGGCTTACGGCGCGCAGAAGGCGGGACTGGACAAGCTGGCGCACGATATGTGGCACGACCTGCGCGGCACCGGCGTTGCCGCAGTGTCGATCTGGCTTGGCCCGCAATTGACCGAACGGGCGAAAATTTCCGCCGAGGTCGAGCCCGAACAGTACAAAGACCTGATCGCGATGGCGGAAAATCCGGAATTCACCGCGCATATTCTGGATGCGATCGACAAGGCCCCCAACCGTGAGGACCTGTCGGGGCAGACGCTGGTCGGCGCGGAAATTGCCAAGGAACTGGGTATCACCGATCGCGGGATGGAGCGCCCCTCACATCGCGCCATGCTGGGCAACCCCCGCGACAGGAACGAAGCCGCGATCTACTGA
- a CDS encoding SDR family NAD(P)-dependent oxidoreductase translates to MTVAVITGAAGGIGAGLAREAARRGMQVVLADRDEAALQEVARGIGNAAYAVQTDVTDPASLEALADKAYKAHGQVDLLFNNAGVLATGNSWEIPVEKWQQSWAVNVDGILNGLRAFVPRLLAADRPARIINTASVGGFLPSPLMAPYSATKFATVALTESLAGELAMLGSKIAVSLLAPGPVKSGIFRDTPGQQAEGFHNTMIDMLEQNGMTGDQFAPLVLDAIERGEYWIFPQPEALEPTFSNRNQAIVERKAPQFFTVD, encoded by the coding sequence ATGACAGTCGCCGTTATTACGGGGGCCGCAGGCGGAATCGGTGCAGGACTCGCGCGCGAGGCCGCGCGCCGGGGCATGCAAGTGGTCCTGGCCGATCGTGATGAAGCGGCCCTGCAGGAGGTTGCGCGCGGAATTGGCAATGCCGCCTATGCCGTGCAAACCGACGTTACCGATCCGGCCTCACTCGAAGCCTTGGCGGACAAGGCATACAAGGCCCACGGGCAGGTCGATCTGCTGTTCAACAATGCCGGGGTTCTGGCCACGGGCAACAGCTGGGAAATCCCGGTGGAGAAGTGGCAGCAATCCTGGGCCGTCAATGTCGACGGTATTCTCAATGGCCTGCGGGCCTTCGTTCCGCGGCTGCTGGCCGCGGATCGCCCAGCCCGGATTATCAACACCGCCTCGGTTGGCGGTTTCCTGCCTTCACCCCTGATGGCGCCCTATTCGGCAACGAAGTTCGCAACGGTGGCCCTGACGGAAAGCCTTGCAGGCGAACTCGCCATGCTGGGTTCCAAGATCGCCGTGTCGCTGCTAGCACCGGGCCCGGTTAAATCGGGCATTTTTCGTGATACCCCGGGCCAGCAGGCGGAAGGTTTTCACAACACGATGATCGATATGCTTGAACAGAACGGCATGACCGGCGACCAGTTCGCCCCGCTTGTGCTGGATGCCATTGAACGCGGGGAATACTGGATTTTCCCGCAGCCCGAAGCACTGGAGCCGACATTCTCGAACCGCAATCAGGCGATTGTCGAGCGTAAGGCCCCTCAATTTTTTACAGTGGACTGA
- a CDS encoding SDR family NAD(P)-dependent oxidoreductase: MTDLSGKVALITGAGQGVGQGIAFALSAAGASIVLAGRTLEKVQKTADEISQRGGNAIAIACNVKSADDLAKAVDTAVKELGGLDILVNNAQEVPLGKLDDVTDEAFIAGFESGPLASMRLMKLARPHMKARGGGAIFNFASSAGIRWDMTGYGAYGAVKQAIRCLTRAGAAEYGPDNIRVLTIAPHAESPGLKGWFEANPEEAAAFFRTIPLGRIGRLEEDIGRAIVALCGADLDYLTGATIPLDGGQANFD; encoded by the coding sequence ATGACCGATCTTAGCGGCAAAGTTGCGTTGATCACTGGCGCCGGTCAGGGCGTCGGACAGGGTATCGCTTTTGCGCTCTCGGCGGCCGGGGCCAGTATTGTTCTTGCCGGGCGAACTCTCGAAAAAGTGCAGAAAACCGCCGACGAAATCAGCCAGCGCGGCGGCAACGCGATCGCGATCGCCTGCAATGTCAAATCGGCCGACGATCTCGCCAAGGCTGTCGACACGGCAGTCAAGGAACTGGGCGGGCTCGATATTCTCGTCAACAACGCGCAGGAAGTGCCGCTTGGCAAGCTCGACGATGTGACGGACGAAGCCTTTATTGCCGGGTTCGAATCGGGCCCGCTGGCCAGCATGCGCCTGATGAAACTGGCGCGCCCGCATATGAAGGCACGCGGCGGCGGCGCGATCTTCAACTTCGCCTCCTCTGCCGGAATTCGCTGGGATATGACGGGTTACGGCGCCTATGGCGCGGTCAAGCAGGCGATCCGTTGTCTGACACGCGCCGGCGCCGCGGAATACGGGCCGGATAATATCCGCGTTCTGACGATTGCGCCGCATGCGGAATCGCCGGGCCTCAAGGGTTGGTTCGAAGCCAATCCCGAAGAAGCCGCCGCATTCTTCCGCACTATCCCGCTTGGCCGCATCGGCCGGCTCGAAGAAGACATCGGCCGTGCCATCGTGGCCTTGTGCGGCGCAGATCTCGATTACCTTACTGGCGCAACGATCCCGCTCGACGGCGGGCAGGCCAATTTCGACTGA
- a CDS encoding EthD domain-containing protein → MEKIIYALWANEGESRESFNARLLTSLPEALEKTGASRIRVNIRDAIVDPAAPLIQQWQAPQQDAVVQLWLPSANAMFRGPTDAAVAAHCGRFAAWLVAESAIIPNADHPPVAGQRTWGWSQCSFISFRQDISWKQAINHWHSHHANVAIYTQSNFEYIQNLIVRPLTDDAPTYDAFVEECFPLEAMTDTNAFYDAVGDDAKCASHLEDMIDSCNGFINFTQIDVVPTSQYDFAE, encoded by the coding sequence ATGGAAAAGATCATCTACGCCCTGTGGGCCAATGAAGGCGAAAGCCGCGAAAGCTTCAACGCGCGCCTGCTGACCAGCCTGCCCGAAGCGCTGGAAAAGACTGGCGCCAGCCGTATTCGCGTCAACATCCGCGACGCGATCGTCGATCCCGCCGCCCCCCTGATCCAGCAATGGCAGGCCCCCCAGCAGGACGCTGTTGTGCAGCTGTGGCTGCCTTCCGCCAACGCTATGTTCCGTGGCCCCACTGATGCCGCCGTTGCCGCCCACTGCGGCCGTTTCGCCGCATGGCTGGTTGCAGAATCGGCGATCATTCCGAACGCCGATCATCCGCCCGTGGCCGGACAGCGCACATGGGGCTGGTCGCAGTGCAGCTTCATCTCGTTCCGGCAGGACATCAGCTGGAAGCAGGCGATCAACCACTGGCATAGCCATCACGCCAACGTGGCGATCTACACGCAGTCCAACTTCGAATATATCCAGAACCTGATCGTCCGTCCGCTGACGGACGATGCGCCCACCTACGACGCCTTCGTGGAAGAGTGTTTCCCGCTCGAAGCGATGACGGACACGAACGCGTTCTATGATGCGGTGGGCGACGATGCGAAATGCGCATCTCATCTCGAGGACATGATCGACAGCTGCAACGGATTCATCAATTTCACGCAGATCGACGTCGTGCCGACCAGCCAGTACGATTTCGCCGAATAA
- a CDS encoding helix-turn-helix transcriptional regulator: MEYTPIVLNQQDVAAGRIELVEWHWPDMIEFTRKESELMLEMSLPPLAADASACFPDIAPDKYCFMGTLFVRYPGITIGGRSEGKRIRVIRCIFEERTAQNILRHKPEPPLDFLQSLLNIRNDPLRTLMRLSHRELINPVDRSPEAIEALMNVIVVEMERLFERQRDSQSSGRLAAWQYRRIRDRLSSGESQPTVADLAQLCGISSRHLHRQFLALTGKTISKYIENFWIEQAKEELMNQTSSIRQIAENCGFSHPNSFSRAFRRVSGLSPQKFRQRASTGLGDFS; this comes from the coding sequence ATGGAATACACGCCGATAGTGCTCAACCAGCAAGATGTCGCCGCAGGGCGCATCGAGCTGGTTGAATGGCATTGGCCCGACATGATCGAATTCACCCGCAAGGAATCCGAGCTTATGCTCGAGATGTCCCTGCCCCCGCTTGCCGCGGATGCCTCGGCATGCTTCCCGGACATTGCACCGGACAAGTACTGCTTCATGGGCACGCTGTTCGTCCGTTATCCCGGGATTACGATCGGGGGCCGCTCGGAAGGCAAGCGTATCCGGGTGATCCGCTGCATCTTCGAAGAACGGACCGCGCAAAATATTCTGCGCCACAAGCCGGAACCGCCACTCGATTTCCTGCAATCGCTGCTCAATATCCGCAACGATCCGCTGCGTACGCTGATGCGGTTGAGCCATCGCGAACTGATCAATCCCGTCGATCGGTCTCCGGAAGCGATCGAGGCGCTGATGAACGTGATTGTCGTGGAAATGGAGCGCCTGTTCGAACGGCAGCGCGACAGCCAGTCCAGCGGCCGCCTCGCAGCCTGGCAATATCGGCGCATCCGCGATCGGCTTAGTAGTGGCGAAAGTCAGCCAACCGTGGCCGATCTCGCCCAGCTTTGCGGGATCAGCAGCCGCCACCTGCACCGCCAGTTCCTCGCGCTTACCGGCAAGACAATCTCGAAATATATCGAGAACTTCTGGATCGAACAGGCGAAGGAAGAACTGATGAACCAGACATCATCGATCCGGCAGATTGCCGAAAATTGCGGCTTTTCGCACCCGAACAGCTTCTCCCGCGCGTTCCGCCGGGTAAGCGGGCTTTCCCCCCAGAAATTTCGCCAGCGGGCCAGCACCGGCCTGGGCGACTTTTCATAA
- a CDS encoding putative quinol monooxygenase — MAIRVVYDMIAQDGQGQAFAAALADLASTIRALPGSDGVDILRKQDNADQFLFIENWPSDQAYADASQLVPKTAFAPLKPLLGGPPARSVYETL, encoded by the coding sequence ATGGCTATTCGCGTCGTTTACGACATGATCGCGCAAGATGGGCAAGGCCAGGCCTTCGCCGCCGCGTTGGCAGATCTCGCCAGCACGATCCGCGCGCTTCCGGGCAGCGATGGGGTGGATATCCTGCGCAAGCAGGATAATGCGGACCAGTTTCTCTTCATAGAGAACTGGCCATCGGATCAGGCTTATGCCGACGCATCGCAACTGGTGCCCAAGACGGCGTTCGCGCCGCTGAAGCCGTTGCTTGGCGGGCCTCCGGCGCGATCGGTTTACGAAACGCTCTAA
- a CDS encoding FAD-dependent oxidoreductase produces the protein MSQNWDKEVDVLVVGSGAGGLLTALVASKNNADVLIVEKDKLWGGTSATSGGGIWIPGSDLARAAGFEDNLDEAFTYLRALSADNVPDANIQAYVDNAAPMLRWVTDNTQVQYDAVPYPDYHAENPGGSTRGFRTHLPRTFDGKQLGADIRTQRFPSPAASLFGFLQWTFAETNELLYRSKGWFTHLTINMARYWLDLPFRFTSGKDRRLTLGNSLTGGLRLALNERNVPLWLESPLTELVRDGDKVTGAVITHNGKPMRIGVRKGVVLAAGGFDRNQAMRDENAPLYPTAKISGGVTSNTGDSIRAGQAIGAKTMNMQSTWAAPVFYIPGEDRGRLCTIERALPGCIMVNQKGERYLNEAASYHVTGQLMAKREHEHGDASPSWMVFDYRYRHQFPMGPLYPLIPDWAQRGDVKLVLKKAKTIEELAEQMGVDPTRLSATIAHFNEHAAKGEDPDFHRGEAAYDKMYGDQRNQPNPCLRPLTDAPFYAMPVYPGDIGTNGGLLTNAKAQVIGDNGQPIQGLYAVGNNAASAMGESYPGAGVTLGPAMTFGYIAARDMTGGNE, from the coding sequence ATGAGCCAAAATTGGGATAAAGAGGTAGATGTTCTCGTCGTGGGCTCTGGTGCGGGTGGCCTGCTCACCGCGTTGGTGGCCTCCAAGAACAACGCCGATGTGTTGATCGTCGAGAAGGACAAGCTGTGGGGCGGTACGTCGGCTACCTCTGGCGGCGGTATCTGGATTCCCGGCAGCGATCTGGCACGTGCCGCCGGGTTCGAAGACAATCTCGACGAGGCCTTCACGTACCTGCGCGCGCTCTCGGCGGATAACGTCCCCGATGCGAACATTCAGGCCTATGTCGATAATGCCGCACCCATGCTGCGTTGGGTTACGGATAACACGCAGGTCCAGTATGATGCTGTGCCCTATCCCGATTATCACGCGGAAAATCCGGGTGGCTCGACAAGGGGTTTCCGTACCCATCTGCCGCGGACATTCGACGGCAAGCAACTGGGCGCGGATATCCGCACCCAGCGTTTCCCGTCACCGGCCGCCAGCCTGTTCGGCTTCCTGCAGTGGACGTTCGCGGAAACGAATGAACTGCTGTACCGGTCGAAGGGCTGGTTCACGCACCTGACGATCAATATGGCCCGCTACTGGCTTGATCTGCCGTTTCGTTTCACGTCGGGCAAAGACCGGCGTCTGACGCTGGGCAATTCGCTCACCGGCGGATTGCGGCTGGCGTTGAACGAGCGCAATGTCCCGCTGTGGCTGGAAAGCCCGCTGACCGAACTGGTGCGCGATGGCGACAAGGTTACAGGGGCCGTGATTACGCACAACGGCAAGCCGATGCGGATCGGGGTGCGCAAGGGTGTGGTGCTGGCGGCAGGCGGGTTCGATCGCAATCAGGCGATGCGCGATGAAAATGCCCCGCTCTATCCCACGGCGAAGATTTCGGGTGGCGTGACCAGCAATACCGGCGATTCCATTCGCGCCGGCCAGGCGATCGGCGCGAAGACCATGAACATGCAGTCAACCTGGGCGGCGCCGGTGTTCTATATTCCGGGTGAAGATCGCGGGCGGCTGTGCACCATCGAACGGGCATTGCCGGGGTGCATCATGGTCAACCAGAAGGGCGAGCGTTATCTGAACGAAGCCGCATCCTATCATGTCACCGGCCAGCTTATGGCCAAGCGGGAGCATGAGCATGGCGATGCCAGCCCGAGTTGGATGGTCTTCGATTACCGCTATCGCCACCAGTTCCCGATGGGGCCGCTTTATCCGTTGATTCCGGATTGGGCGCAGCGCGGCGATGTCAAGCTGGTGCTCAAAAAGGCGAAGACGATTGAAGAACTGGCAGAGCAAATGGGCGTCGATCCCACGCGTCTGTCGGCCACTATCGCGCATTTCAACGAACATGCCGCCAAGGGTGAAGATCCCGATTTCCATCGGGGTGAGGCGGCCTACGACAAGATGTATGGTGATCAGCGCAACCAGCCGAACCCGTGCCTGCGCCCGCTGACCGATGCACCGTTCTATGCCATGCCGGTCTATCCCGGCGATATCGGCACGAACGGCGGCTTGCTGACCAATGCCAAGGCGCAAGTGATCGGCGATAATGGCCAGCCGATCCAGGGTCTTTATGCCGTGGGCAACAATGCGGCTTCGGCAATGGGGGAAAGCTACCCGGGGGCCGGGGTTACCTTGGGCCCGGCGATGACCTTCGGTTATATCGCGGCGCGCGATATGACAGGCGGCAACGAATAG